The proteins below are encoded in one region of Hordeum vulgare subsp. vulgare chromosome 3H, MorexV3_pseudomolecules_assembly, whole genome shotgun sequence:
- the LOC123444568 gene encoding protein ULTRAPETALA 1-like gives MAAANGGGAALFSEEELREVSGVRLGEGFVEMTCGCTSRRYGDAVGRLLIYPSGELEISCECTPGCREEKLTPSAFEKHSGRETAGKWRNTVWVMVEGEKVPLGKTVFLKYYNLSNKSANGSNKSRNGRPSHRDEFIRCKRCDKERRFRLRTKEECRVYHDALAKPNWTCADLTADSVTCEDDEERGSRKVLKGCSRAASCTGCMKCVCFGCEMCRFTDCECQTCVDFYRNSKE, from the exons ATGGCGGCGGCGAACGGAGGCGGCGCGGCGCTGTTCAGCGAGGAGGAGCTCCGGGAGGTGAGCGGGGTGCGCCTGGGCGAGGGCTTCGTGGAGATGACGTGCGGATGCACCAGCCGCCGCTACGGCGATGCCGTCGGCCGCCTCCTAATCTACCCGTCCGGCGAGCTGGAGATTAGCTGCGAGTGCACGCCCGGCTGCCGCGAAG AAAAGCTGACTCCTTCAGCGTTTGAGAAGCACTCTGGAAGGGAGACTGCAGGAAAGTGGAGGAACACCGTGTGGGTCATGGTTGAAGGAGAAAAGGTTCCACTGGGGAAGACGGTTTTTCTCAAATACTACAACCTGTCAAACAAGTCTGCTAATGGCTCCAACAAAAGTCGTAATGGACGCCCATCGCACCGTGATGAGTTCATCCGCTGTAAAAGGTGTGACAAGGAGAGGAGGTTTCGGCTTCGGACCAAAGAAGAGTGCCGTGTTTACCATGATGCTCTTGCAAAACCTAACTGGACATGTGCAGATTTGACAGCTGATAG CGTCACCtgcgaggacgacgaggagcgAGGTAGCCGCAAGGTGCTCAAGGGCTGCTCGCGCGCGGCGTCGTGCACGGGGTGCATGAAGTGCGTGTGCTTCGGGTGCGAGATGTGCCGCTTCACCGACTGCGAGTGCCAGACCTGCGTCGACTTCTACCGCAACTCCAAGGAGTAG